One Paenibacillus sp. FSL W8-0186 genomic window carries:
- a CDS encoding carbohydrate ABC transporter permease: MEKTQRSGLAGLRISRAIIYIVCILLAILSIFPFWIMFVNATRSTAEIQSGLSLLPSTHLMSNLQVLLDKSFDPIQGFLNSFIISSSATILTVYFSSLAAYGLVTYNWKLRNAFFTFILCVMMIPAQASAIGFYQFMYKLQWTNNFLPLILPAIAAPAVVFFMRQYLLATLSIEIVEAARVDGSGEFKTFNRIILPLMVPAVATQAIFAFVANWNNLFMPLILLTKKEMYTMPIMVSLLRGDIYKTEFGSIYLGLALTALPLFIVYFLLSRYIIAGVALGGVKE, from the coding sequence ATGGAAAAAACTCAGAGAAGCGGACTCGCCGGTTTAAGGATTAGCAGGGCGATTATTTACATTGTCTGTATCCTGCTGGCGATCCTCAGCATCTTTCCGTTTTGGATCATGTTTGTAAACGCTACGCGCTCTACAGCTGAAATCCAAAGCGGTCTTTCGCTGCTTCCTTCCACTCACTTAATGAGCAACTTGCAGGTGCTGCTCGACAAGAGCTTCGATCCTATTCAAGGATTTCTGAATTCGTTTATTATCTCCAGTTCGGCAACGATCTTAACGGTCTACTTCTCGTCCTTGGCGGCCTATGGATTAGTGACCTATAATTGGAAGCTGCGCAACGCATTTTTTACTTTCATCTTGTGTGTCATGATGATCCCTGCCCAGGCAAGCGCGATCGGCTTTTATCAGTTCATGTATAAACTGCAATGGACGAATAATTTCCTGCCGCTGATACTGCCTGCGATTGCGGCGCCGGCTGTGGTGTTCTTTATGCGCCAATACCTGCTGGCCACGTTGTCTATTGAAATCGTGGAAGCAGCGCGCGTGGACGGTTCAGGCGAATTTAAAACGTTCAACCGAATCATCCTGCCGCTGATGGTGCCGGCGGTGGCAACGCAGGCCATCTTTGCCTTTGTGGCCAACTGGAACAACCTGTTCATGCCGCTGATTTTGCTAACCAAAAAAGAGATGTATACGATGCCGATTATGGTAAGCCTGCTTCGCGGTGATATTTACAAGACGGAGTTCGGTTCGATCTACCTAGGGCTGGCATTGACGGCTTTACCGCTGTTTATCGTCTACTTCCTGTTATCTCGTTATATTATTGCGGGGGTAGCATTGGGAGGTGTGAAAGAATAA
- a CDS encoding HAMP domain-containing sensor histidine kinase — protein sequence MKGLVKAIVIFMGLVLAAYCAYLLESSGEKDSLGQTIVQWDIAWTNEFDTNMDERKLEEIQGWTQISLNAPMPERPRDATSQWIKVTLPKLLPGSSTILIDKIYGKHIVAFMNGNKIYESVRDYNYEINSVLLPLDEVDSNKTLYIGIYSHNRIGIPDVIKVGAYQELIKEYVRGNIADFILGSTLIFIAIIMLACTVFLRSDNLIIWLSLCVVFLSSGVIVVTYSSFLYWLFEDKGNLYVTLFDAALFILLPAFTFFFEKVFGPGYYSIIRRFRNFQLGYSMFCVVMVVFHHLSSGKYHSMYSFVTQEILGYIMIIQFILLLSIVTVYTFQKNKDAVIFTTGFLVFAILGVGELIWFYSQNAYYDLFLWKWGVISFLISLIIILGRRFSENHEQVVEYSKQLEMFNNELQRSEKMEIISEMAASVAHEVRNPLQVTRGFIQLMAEKHEQSEKVYLNMALDELDRASNIITDFLTFAKPEVGKVATLNLLQEFIHIEGILVPMANLQGGKISVNIPDNLLIKGNSSKFKQAIINIIKNSIESLQGEGDIQVWGYKEDGWVYVHIKDNGEGMDSDVLARLGEPYFSNKTKGTGLGLMVTFRIIEVMQGEITFLSEKGVGTEAIIRFPSRDT from the coding sequence ATGAAAGGGTTAGTCAAAGCCATTGTTATTTTTATGGGATTAGTATTAGCAGCCTATTGTGCATATTTACTTGAAAGCTCTGGGGAGAAGGATTCATTAGGGCAAACTATTGTACAATGGGATATCGCATGGACTAATGAATTTGATACAAATATGGATGAGCGCAAATTGGAAGAAATCCAAGGTTGGACGCAGATTTCATTAAATGCCCCTATGCCTGAAAGACCTAGGGATGCAACGTCCCAATGGATAAAGGTTACACTTCCAAAGCTTTTACCGGGTTCCTCTACGATTCTAATCGATAAAATTTATGGTAAGCATATTGTTGCTTTTATGAACGGTAATAAAATATATGAGTCAGTGCGTGATTATAATTATGAAATTAATAGTGTACTCTTGCCTTTAGATGAAGTTGATTCAAATAAAACACTTTATATCGGAATCTATTCTCATAATAGAATAGGAATTCCAGATGTAATTAAAGTAGGGGCCTATCAAGAGCTGATCAAAGAGTATGTCAGGGGGAACATAGCTGACTTTATATTAGGCAGCACACTTATTTTTATTGCAATTATTATGTTAGCTTGTACAGTATTTTTAAGATCGGATAACTTGATTATCTGGCTCTCTCTATGTGTGGTTTTTTTATCTAGTGGTGTAATTGTTGTAACCTACTCATCCTTTTTATATTGGCTATTTGAGGATAAAGGAAATTTATATGTTACCTTGTTTGATGCGGCACTATTTATTTTATTGCCGGCATTCACATTTTTCTTTGAGAAGGTATTTGGTCCTGGCTATTACTCCATTATTAGGAGGTTTAGGAACTTCCAACTTGGATATTCTATGTTTTGCGTGGTTATGGTTGTTTTTCATCATTTATCATCAGGAAAGTACCACAGTATGTATAGCTTTGTGACACAGGAAATACTAGGGTACATTATGATTATTCAGTTTATCTTACTTCTGAGTATCGTCACTGTTTATACATTCCAAAAGAATAAAGACGCAGTTATATTTACAACTGGATTTTTGGTTTTCGCGATACTAGGAGTTGGTGAGCTGATTTGGTTTTATTCTCAAAATGCATACTACGACCTCTTCCTATGGAAATGGGGTGTAATTAGCTTCCTAATCTCCTTAATTATCATACTTGGGAGAAGATTTTCTGAAAACCATGAACAGGTGGTCGAGTACTCTAAGCAGCTTGAGATGTTCAATAATGAATTGCAGCGTTCGGAGAAAATGGAAATTATCAGTGAAATGGCAGCTTCTGTAGCTCATGAAGTTCGGAATCCACTGCAGGTAACCAGAGGATTTATTCAATTAATGGCTGAAAAACATGAGCAATCTGAAAAGGTATATTTGAATATGGCTCTTGATGAACTTGATCGAGCATCGAATATTATCACTGACTTTCTTACTTTTGCCAAACCGGAAGTAGGAAAAGTGGCTACATTAAACTTACTTCAGGAATTTATACATATTGAGGGAATACTAGTACCAATGGCAAATTTGCAGGGAGGAAAAATATCTGTAAATATACCTGACAATTTATTGATTAAGGGAAATTCCTCTAAATTTAAGCAAGCCATTATTAATATTATCAAAAATAGTATCGAATCACTTCAAGGCGAAGGAGATATTCAAGTTTGGGGATATAAAGAAGATGGCTGGGTCTACGTTCATATCAAAGATAATGGTGAGGGAATGGATTCAGATGTATTGGCCCGGCTTGGGGAACCTTATTTCTCCAATAAAACTAAAGGGACGGGACTCGGCCTAATGGTTACGTTCCGAATTATTGAAGTAATGCAAGGTGAAATTACCTTCTTGAGTGAAAAAGGAGTAGGTACCGAAGCAATTATTCGCTTCCCGTCAAGAGATACTTGA
- a CDS encoding ABC transporter substrate-binding protein: MKKMKRVLVGLSLMLVMSSVLAACTGGGAKEPNSPNNTTPSTNNGSASKGGDSPKVTINLWSFTDEIPNMTKKYLETHPDANVEFKTTVIATTDGAYQPALDQALAAGGKDAPDIYAAEAAFVLKYTQGDASTYAANYADLGLDDQMVKDAGIAQYSVDIGSKDGELKGLGYQATGGAFIYRRSLAKDTFGTDDPATIKNEIGPGWDKFFEAAAKLKAKGYGIVSGDGDMWHAIENSSDKGWIVDGKLHIDPKREEFLDLSKKLKDNGYHNDTQDWTEAWYADMSGSGAQPIFGFFGPAWLINYVMNGQVKDTNGDWAVTEPPTGFFWGGTWLLANNEVTKDEAKKAAVADFIKWVTLDTSETGLQHYWANGTMNEGEQGTKDSVASSVVMEKSNGEVPLLGGQNMFEVFVPANANASGKNLTQYDETINRLWRDQVREYTAGNKDRESAIATFKQQVKDQLDIDSE, translated from the coding sequence ATGAAAAAAATGAAACGTGTTTTAGTGGGACTTTCTTTAATGCTCGTAATGTCGTCTGTTCTCGCAGCGTGTACCGGCGGAGGCGCGAAGGAACCTAACTCACCAAACAATACGACCCCATCAACGAACAATGGTTCAGCTTCAAAAGGCGGAGATAGCCCGAAAGTCACTATCAATCTCTGGAGCTTCACGGATGAAATTCCAAACATGACCAAGAAATACTTGGAAACCCATCCTGATGCGAATGTGGAATTCAAAACGACAGTTATAGCAACTACCGATGGCGCTTATCAGCCGGCTCTTGACCAGGCCCTGGCCGCTGGCGGCAAAGATGCTCCGGACATTTATGCAGCTGAAGCTGCGTTTGTGCTCAAATATACACAAGGCGATGCATCCACTTATGCCGCCAACTACGCGGACCTCGGTCTGGATGATCAAATGGTTAAGGATGCCGGGATCGCTCAATATTCCGTCGATATCGGCAGCAAAGATGGCGAACTGAAAGGCCTCGGCTACCAAGCAACCGGCGGAGCCTTTATCTATCGCCGCTCCCTTGCGAAGGATACCTTTGGAACAGACGATCCAGCCACAATCAAAAATGAAATTGGCCCTGGCTGGGATAAATTCTTCGAAGCAGCTGCGAAGCTGAAAGCCAAAGGCTATGGTATCGTATCTGGTGACGGCGATATGTGGCACGCCATCGAGAACAGTTCTGATAAAGGCTGGATTGTCGATGGAAAGCTTCATATCGATCCGAAGCGTGAAGAGTTTCTGGATCTCTCCAAGAAGCTGAAAGATAATGGCTATCACAACGATACGCAGGACTGGACGGAAGCCTGGTATGCAGATATGTCCGGATCTGGCGCTCAACCGATCTTCGGTTTCTTCGGACCGGCATGGCTCATTAACTATGTCATGAACGGTCAAGTCAAGGATACGAATGGCGACTGGGCTGTTACTGAGCCGCCGACAGGCTTCTTCTGGGGCGGTACATGGCTGCTTGCCAACAATGAAGTAACGAAGGATGAGGCTAAGAAAGCAGCAGTTGCAGACTTTATTAAATGGGTTACGCTCGACACTTCTGAAACGGGCCTCCAGCATTACTGGGCTAACGGTACGATGAATGAGGGCGAGCAAGGTACTAAGGACAGTGTTGCCTCCTCCGTCGTCATGGAGAAATCCAACGGAGAAGTGCCGCTGCTCGGCGGGCAGAATATGTTTGAAGTATTCGTTCCAGCCAACGCCAACGCTTCAGGCAAGAACTTGACTCAATATGACGAAACGATAAACAGGCTCTGGCGCGATCAAGTACGTGAATACACCGCAGGCAACAAAGACCGCGAAAGTGCGATTGCAACCTTCAAACAGCAGGTCAAAGACCAGCTTGACATTGATAGCGAATAA
- a CDS encoding sugar ABC transporter permease — MRRKVVNYSKYGYLFTFPFVVAFVIFSLYPILYTAVIGFTDMKGLVPKPIHILDNPFQNFQDLLFNNPSFRKSLFNTGLLWIVNFVPQIVLALLLTAWFTNQRLRIKGQGVFKVLFYMPNIITASTIAVLFSSMFAYPMGPMNSLFQMMGWSDAPIFFLQDKTTARGIVSFIQFWMWYGNTMIILIAGVMGINPALFESAAIDGASGFQTFFRITLPSLRTILLFTLITSMVGGLTMFDIPQLFLAGGPDDSTLTATMFIYGQAFKGSYLYNRAAAASMILFVIAAILSGLLFYLMRDRDAAKMRKAEKEYRKSARAAVEREV, encoded by the coding sequence ATGCGTCGCAAGGTTGTCAACTATTCGAAATATGGTTATTTGTTTACCTTTCCGTTTGTGGTTGCATTTGTGATTTTCTCGTTATATCCCATTTTATATACCGCAGTTATCGGGTTTACTGATATGAAGGGCTTAGTACCTAAGCCAATTCATATTCTGGATAACCCATTTCAGAACTTTCAGGATCTCCTTTTTAATAATCCTTCGTTCAGGAAATCTCTGTTCAACACGGGACTGCTCTGGATTGTCAATTTCGTCCCACAGATCGTTCTCGCGCTTTTGCTCACGGCATGGTTCACGAATCAGCGCCTCAGAATAAAAGGGCAAGGCGTGTTCAAGGTTCTGTTCTATATGCCTAATATTATTACTGCAAGTACGATTGCTGTACTATTTAGCTCCATGTTCGCCTACCCGATGGGTCCTATGAACAGTTTGTTTCAGATGATGGGCTGGTCCGACGCCCCGATCTTCTTCCTTCAGGATAAGACGACAGCGCGCGGCATTGTGTCGTTCATCCAGTTCTGGATGTGGTACGGGAACACGATGATCATTCTTATCGCAGGGGTTATGGGCATAAATCCCGCTCTATTCGAGTCTGCGGCGATCGACGGCGCAAGCGGGTTTCAAACGTTCTTCCGTATTACATTGCCTAGTCTGCGTACCATATTGCTGTTCACGCTGATTACATCGATGGTCGGCGGTTTAACGATGTTCGATATTCCACAGTTGTTCCTTGCAGGCGGACCGGACGATTCCACGCTTACCGCGACTATGTTCATCTATGGGCAAGCGTTCAAGGGCAGCTATTTGTATAATCGTGCCGCAGCGGCGAGCATGATCCTCTTTGTGATCGCAGCGATCTTGTCAGGGTTGCTATTCTACCTCATGCGTGACCGCGACGCAGCAAAAATGAGGAAAGCGGAAAAGGAATATAGAAAGTCTGCCCGTGCAGCAGTTGAGAGAGAGGTGTAA
- a CDS encoding spore germination protein has protein sequence MKKKSTERPVLEHVISEFEDCADFVHHTYLDHQINLVYCSSLINKNSLYRNVVEPLEHIQIMDLPRLLKQPNFSLTTDSKLLVIEIASGQAALFFQENAYLINIAEYKSRSVSASETESVITGPHDAFTEHAETNLSLIRMRVKSSHLKVVKISVGEVTKTDFYLLYIKDLVNMDYVEKIKYRVSNIEIDSVFDTNMLLQYIDDSPYSIFPQFLTTERPDAIASKLVAGRIVGMLNGSPSLFTAPSSFFEFVSSSDDYYQRWLLGTAIRLLRFLALVITLLFTAIYVSVTTFHYEMIPENLLLTLTESRNKVPFPPLYEALFLEITIELLREAGARLPTKIGQTIGIVGGIVIGQAAVQAGLTSNILIIAVASSAIASFVTPVYIMSASVRLLRFFLIILAGLWGNFGITAGFAAIVIHMSGLTSLGTSYLTPVAPFKINEWMDTFIIAPYRFLIERPSQSKSPNTVRNKMKK, from the coding sequence ATGAAGAAAAAGTCAACCGAACGACCTGTCCTAGAACATGTCATTTCCGAGTTTGAAGACTGTGCAGATTTTGTACATCACACCTATTTAGACCATCAAATTAACCTGGTCTACTGTAGTTCCCTGATTAATAAGAATAGTCTTTATCGAAATGTTGTCGAACCTCTAGAGCATATTCAAATCATGGATTTGCCGCGTTTATTGAAGCAGCCCAACTTCAGTCTAACCACAGACAGTAAATTATTGGTGATCGAAATCGCATCAGGACAGGCCGCTTTATTTTTCCAGGAGAATGCTTACCTCATTAATATTGCTGAGTATAAATCTCGGTCTGTATCTGCATCTGAGACCGAAAGCGTAATTACAGGCCCGCATGATGCTTTTACTGAACATGCTGAAACTAACTTGTCGCTTATCCGCATGAGGGTCAAAAGCTCACATTTAAAAGTAGTCAAAATTTCCGTAGGGGAAGTGACCAAAACAGATTTCTATCTTTTATATATTAAAGATCTGGTGAACATGGATTATGTGGAGAAGATCAAGTACCGTGTATCTAATATTGAAATTGACTCCGTATTTGATACTAACATGCTGCTCCAATATATTGATGACTCCCCTTACTCCATTTTTCCGCAATTCCTTACGACAGAGCGGCCCGATGCGATCGCCTCAAAGCTCGTGGCGGGTAGAATTGTAGGCATGCTGAATGGGAGCCCGAGCCTTTTCACTGCCCCATCCTCCTTCTTCGAGTTTGTTTCCTCTTCCGATGATTATTATCAGCGCTGGCTGCTTGGCACTGCAATTCGACTATTAAGGTTCTTGGCGCTCGTTATCACCCTTTTATTTACAGCGATCTATGTATCTGTGACAACATTTCATTATGAAATGATTCCGGAGAATTTGCTTCTCACCTTGACGGAATCCAGAAATAAGGTGCCTTTCCCTCCTCTTTACGAAGCTCTTTTCCTGGAGATTACAATTGAACTGCTTCGAGAGGCAGGAGCCCGGTTACCTACTAAAATTGGTCAGACTATTGGTATCGTGGGAGGAATCGTAATCGGACAGGCTGCCGTTCAGGCGGGTCTGACCAGTAATATTCTTATCATAGCAGTGGCGTCCTCTGCGATCGCTTCGTTCGTGACCCCGGTATATATCATGAGCGCCTCAGTTCGGCTGCTGCGCTTCTTCCTTATTATTTTGGCAGGATTATGGGGGAATTTTGGAATCACCGCTGGTTTCGCGGCTATCGTGATACACATGAGTGGACTCACCAGCCTGGGCACATCTTATTTGACGCCCGTCGCCCCATTCAAAATTAATGAATGGATGGATACATTTATTATTGCTCCTTACAGATTTTTGATCGAGAGACCATCACAAAGCAAATCGCCTAATACCGTCCGGAACAAAATGAAGAAATAA
- a CDS encoding NHLP leader peptide family RiPP precursor, which translates to MTTSGALLQTQIIQKAWQDPSFKAKLLADPKAAIQEALGVIIPDHIKVKAVEENSDEFYLVLPPNPSEVIKSDIKPNAVWM; encoded by the coding sequence ATGACAACATCAGGAGCTCTCCTTCAAACGCAAATTATTCAGAAAGCTTGGCAAGACCCTAGTTTCAAAGCAAAGCTGCTAGCCGATCCAAAGGCGGCAATCCAGGAGGCGCTCGGGGTTATAATTCCGGATCACATCAAGGTTAAGGCAGTTGAGGAAAATTCCGACGAATTTTATCTTGTTCTTCCCCCAAATCCGTCGGAAGTAATTAAAAGTGACATCAAGCCGAATGCTGTGTGGATGTAA
- the ytaF gene encoding sporulation membrane protein YtaF, whose amino-acid sequence MSSYSLLAIIAIGVASNLDNAGVGIAYGVRKIHIPWYSNLTIAFISFLATLVSGLFGNLISTWMPPWIGQLIGTIVIIGVGVWVLVQPYVEKKPSPKTSSSNSFTRLLQNPEEADADSSKSLSLPESIVLGIALAMNALAGGFNAGITQLNVWYTSLSVGLFSFILLALCAGFGEKFAAEKLGHRATVVSGLLLIFIGFRQMF is encoded by the coding sequence TTGAGTTCCTACAGTTTGTTAGCGATCATCGCGATCGGTGTGGCATCCAATTTAGACAACGCTGGGGTCGGAATTGCTTACGGTGTTCGAAAAATCCATATTCCCTGGTATTCCAATTTAACCATTGCCTTCATTTCCTTTTTGGCTACCCTCGTTTCCGGCTTATTTGGAAATTTGATATCCACCTGGATGCCCCCTTGGATCGGCCAGTTGATCGGAACCATCGTCATTATCGGTGTCGGCGTATGGGTGCTGGTCCAGCCTTATGTAGAAAAAAAGCCGTCTCCCAAAACTTCCTCCTCCAATTCATTTACACGTCTGCTCCAAAACCCAGAAGAAGCGGATGCCGACAGCTCCAAATCGCTTAGTTTGCCTGAGTCCATAGTACTCGGAATCGCCCTAGCGATGAATGCCTTAGCCGGCGGCTTTAACGCAGGCATTACTCAATTGAACGTATGGTACACCTCTCTGTCCGTTGGCTTATTCAGCTTCATCCTGCTGGCGCTTTGCGCTGGATTCGGGGAGAAGTTCGCAGCCGAGAAATTGGGCCACCGGGCAACGGTAGTTTCCGGATTGCTGTTGATCTTCATCGGATTTCGGCAAATGTTCTAA
- the tatA gene encoding twin-arginine translocase TatA/TatE family subunit — translation MLENLLRPTHLLLLVIAALLLFGPSKLPELGRSFGTMLREFKKGARGDFKEEEDKPQEVKSIEETSKS, via the coding sequence GTGCTTGAAAACTTGTTGCGGCCAACGCATCTGCTGTTGCTGGTCATTGCCGCGCTCCTGTTGTTCGGTCCCAGCAAACTGCCGGAACTTGGACGCAGTTTTGGCACGATGTTAAGGGAATTCAAGAAAGGCGCCCGCGGAGATTTCAAAGAAGAGGAAGACAAGCCGCAGGAAGTCAAGTCCATCGAAGAAACAAGCAAGTCCTAA
- a CDS encoding GerAB/ArcD/ProY family transporter, with amino-acid sequence MTEKLSPFHATILIYMTQIGMGLFTLPRLLAEKFGTNGWLMLPIAFLLSTLNILLIAVVYHLAKGRSIFKILEQSIPKFILYPLYSVLIGIWSVTGCLIAKYYIIVFQMVAYPTANPTIFKFIVDVLLFLLIIKGIYNIAKAATIFHWLTVPLLLLMLFYFRDFDWARLTPFVFRDHHMSVSGALNIYFNFIGFEVGLLLFPYINRKTKLIKSLLVSNSMVTIVYIYVTFIAFGFYGYKHLSTIQFPILNILAYVQLPFVQGTENLFYGFFLFSILITAGMYLWAALETTQTMIRAPKKLLALILVIAVFSIALVPDTLVEVMNWSSNLGYLATGIAIVFPILLIILLLTQRIRGEIT; translated from the coding sequence ATGACAGAAAAACTTTCACCATTCCATGCAACCATCCTAATTTATATGACCCAAATAGGTATGGGATTGTTCACTCTTCCCCGGTTATTAGCTGAAAAATTTGGTACCAACGGATGGTTGATGCTGCCAATTGCCTTTTTGCTATCCACCTTGAATATATTGTTAATTGCGGTGGTTTACCATCTTGCAAAAGGCCGATCCATATTCAAAATCCTGGAGCAGTCCATTCCTAAATTCATTTTATATCCTCTCTATTCGGTATTGATCGGGATATGGTCAGTAACCGGATGCCTGATTGCAAAATACTATATTATTGTATTTCAAATGGTAGCTTACCCCACCGCGAATCCGACCATTTTCAAATTCATCGTAGATGTATTACTTTTCCTTCTTATTATTAAAGGGATATATAATATCGCAAAAGCCGCTACAATCTTCCACTGGCTAACGGTTCCGTTACTTTTATTAATGCTGTTTTACTTCAGAGATTTCGATTGGGCACGTTTAACCCCCTTTGTCTTTCGTGATCATCATATGTCAGTATCTGGTGCGTTAAATATATACTTTAACTTCATTGGGTTTGAGGTGGGTTTATTGCTGTTTCCTTATATTAACCGGAAGACCAAGCTGATTAAATCCCTGTTAGTTAGCAATTCAATGGTTACAATTGTATACATCTATGTTACCTTTATCGCCTTCGGATTTTATGGTTATAAGCATTTAAGCACGATACAATTTCCAATCCTCAACATCCTTGCTTATGTTCAGTTGCCATTTGTTCAAGGTACGGAAAATTTATTTTATGGTTTCTTCCTTTTTTCAATTTTAATTACCGCAGGTATGTATTTATGGGCAGCATTAGAAACGACTCAAACGATGATTCGTGCTCCCAAGAAGCTATTGGCCCTTATTTTAGTTATAGCGGTCTTTAGCATAGCACTGGTTCCCGACACACTCGTAGAAGTGATGAATTGGTCCAGCAATTTAGGGTATCTGGCAACAGGTATCGCCATTGTGTTCCCCATTCTTTTGATTATCTTGCTGCTGACACAAAGAATACGAGGTGAAATCACTTGA
- a CDS encoding Ger(x)C family spore germination protein, producing MNRHQIWVLIAVVLLSGCGSDERIIDKIGFVQSTSQDLLPDGQLKIAISVPIANPDIKEGREFLQTVAISSKVGQMKLARQTNLKLVRGQLRLILFGRSQAEQGIWDSIDSFYRDPTVSETVKIVIVDGDAASLLSKNYESFPRTGKYIDGVIARESGEHIIPKTTLYSFLRDYYNDGQDPIAPIIRSETDSIAVQGIGLFRDDKYVGEINSEEGIIFTCLYRSFKRGELTVNLTEESDKVVSVFFDSLQSKRKVKLVRTSSGNPEIRLHLKVKASVVDYPGELTLSNDRDLQEFERKVSEEMTRRGNQVIKKLQALKADSLGVGNYVRNSMNYKDWKEMNWREEYANLNITCNFTFKVKDYGFQHRHH from the coding sequence TTGAACAGGCATCAAATATGGGTACTCATAGCTGTAGTGCTACTAAGCGGATGCGGCTCTGATGAACGAATCATCGACAAAATCGGGTTTGTGCAATCCACCTCGCAAGACCTGTTACCTGATGGACAGCTAAAAATTGCAATAAGTGTACCGATTGCCAACCCGGATATCAAAGAGGGCCGGGAATTTCTACAGACGGTGGCGATCAGCAGCAAGGTCGGCCAAATGAAACTGGCCAGACAGACGAATCTGAAGTTAGTCAGAGGACAATTACGACTAATTCTATTTGGCCGATCACAAGCAGAGCAAGGGATCTGGGATAGTATTGATTCGTTTTACCGAGATCCTACCGTGTCCGAAACGGTGAAAATTGTCATCGTAGACGGGGATGCTGCAAGCTTACTCAGCAAAAATTACGAGTCTTTTCCCCGAACAGGGAAATACATCGACGGGGTTATTGCAAGAGAATCAGGCGAGCATATCATCCCGAAAACTACGCTTTATTCCTTTTTAAGAGACTATTACAATGACGGACAGGATCCAATTGCACCCATTATCAGAAGTGAAACAGACAGCATAGCTGTTCAGGGGATCGGGTTATTTCGCGATGATAAGTATGTTGGTGAAATCAATTCAGAAGAAGGGATCATATTTACTTGCCTCTATAGAAGCTTCAAAAGGGGCGAGTTGACCGTGAATTTAACTGAAGAATCAGACAAGGTCGTATCGGTCTTCTTCGATTCGCTGCAAAGCAAGAGAAAGGTTAAATTAGTACGAACAAGTTCAGGAAACCCTGAGATCAGGCTCCATCTTAAAGTAAAAGCATCGGTAGTTGATTATCCGGGTGAATTAACCCTTAGCAACGATAGAGATTTGCAAGAATTTGAACGAAAGGTTTCCGAAGAAATGACCCGACGAGGGAATCAGGTTATTAAGAAACTCCAAGCATTAAAGGCCGATAGCCTCGGCGTTGGGAATTATGTTCGAAACAGTATGAACTACAAAGACTGGAAGGAAATGAACTGGAGAGAGGAATACGCGAATTTAAATATTACATGCAACTTCACATTTAAAGTAAAAGACTATGGGTTCCAGCATCGGCATCATTAA
- a CDS encoding response regulator, producing the protein MRSRTILIVDDEPRSREGMKKILRVWAAGQYEILTASSGGAAMQILEETPVELMITDIRMPEISGLALVSQMRKKSIQRQPSVILVSGHAQFEYAQEALRLSVVDYLLKPIGREKLIASVEDALKVVEEQEDIVYMRKMADPKLMAIREEEAGLSDPIRKAMHYVELHIEEVISQQEVAAHVHLNVSYFSSLFKEQCQMNFSEYVTRRKLQKAKELLLKTNLTIIEVAYRTGYQRVKYFNKLFKEYEGMSPGQYRSMRNGVEAHIP; encoded by the coding sequence ATGAGGAGCCGAACGATTCTTATCGTCGACGACGAACCGAGATCGCGAGAGGGTATGAAGAAAATACTTAGAGTATGGGCAGCAGGCCAATACGAGATCCTTACGGCTAGCAGCGGGGGGGCCGCTATGCAAATTCTGGAGGAGACCCCCGTGGAATTGATGATAACGGACATCCGTATGCCGGAGATCAGTGGTCTTGCTCTAGTTAGCCAAATGAGGAAGAAAAGTATCCAGCGTCAGCCATCTGTGATTCTCGTCTCCGGCCATGCCCAGTTTGAGTACGCCCAGGAAGCGCTTCGATTGTCCGTAGTGGACTATTTGTTGAAGCCGATCGGCCGGGAGAAGCTAATTGCCTCCGTTGAGGATGCCCTTAAGGTCGTGGAAGAGCAGGAGGATATCGTCTACATGCGGAAGATGGCTGATCCTAAATTAATGGCCATCAGGGAGGAGGAAGCCGGACTAAGCGACCCGATCCGCAAGGCGATGCACTATGTGGAACTGCATATCGAGGAGGTAATCAGCCAACAGGAAGTCGCTGCGCATGTACATCTGAACGTGAGTTATTTCAGTTCGCTTTTCAAAGAACAATGCCAGATGAATTTTAGCGAATACGTCACCCGCAGAAAGCTGCAGAAAGCGAAGGAGCTGCTGCTGAAAACGAACCTGACCATCATAGAAGTCGCATATCGTACCGGTTATCAGAGAGTCAAATATTTTAATAAGCTGTTTAAGGAATACGAAGGAATGAGTCCGGGCCAGTATCGATCCATGCGGAACGGAGTAGAAGCTCATATTCCATAA